AAGAAAAAGATGCTCCGCTCCCACGAATCCGCTTCCCTGGGCGGTCGACTCCTCCACCGCCCGGGTGCGCAGCGTTTCAAGGCTTGTCATTGATGGCGTCAGGGGAGCGGCAGTGCTTCGTCGATGAGCATGATGGGGATGTCGTCTTCCACCGGGTACACCAGCCGGCATGCGTGGCAGACCAACGCTTCATCGGGGCCCGTCTGGTACTCGAGGTCGCCCTTGCACTTGGGGCAGACCAGGATCTCGAGAAGTTGCGGCGAAAGTGACATCACCTTCCCTCGGTGGCAGGGAGCGGAAAGCCGAATCGCGTGAGCGCGCCGGCGTTTCGCCGCCAGTGCGGGAGGACCTTGAGCCAGGTTTCCAGATAGACCGGCTCGCCGAGAAGCGCCTCGATCCGGCCTCGTGCGTGACTGCCGATCAGTCGAAGGGTCTCGCCGCGCTTGCCGATCACGATCCCCTTCTGCGATTCGCGTTCCACGAACAATGTCGCCCGAATGTAAATCGGAGAACGCCCCTCACGGAACTCGTCGACCTCCGCGGCAAATGAGTACGGCACCTCGTCTTCGAGGTACTCGAACGCCGCTTCACGGAGGTACTCGGTCACGAAGAATCGGGTCGACTG
This window of the Gemmatimonadales bacterium genome carries:
- a CDS encoding Trm112 family protein, producing MSLSPQLLEILVCPKCKGDLEYQTGPDEALVCHACRLVYPVEDDIPIMLIDEALPLP